A window of the Lactuca sativa cultivar Salinas chromosome 7, Lsat_Salinas_v11, whole genome shotgun sequence genome harbors these coding sequences:
- the LOC111883877 gene encoding uncharacterized protein LOC111883877, whose translation MSTEKLESDVTSLGGSSTSSSTSPKRDRSPTTSYNYYVQSPSRDSHDDVDNKSSTNSQTTPTHSSPNDSPSHPSHSRPSSSSASRVSGPYRAFAVTGKHRVHSSFRKRKGWPPLFSVIDEENEDYEDDDYFRDREFMRQCRIMMVLMGLVMSFTAICFITWGASRPYKLQVHMKSWKVNNFYYGEGTDYTGVPTKFLTVNCTVKMNIENPATFFGIHVSSSSLNLFYSQIVVGSGQFVNYYQPKKSQRTMSVNVEGRKVPLYGAGIRLATSDNNNNNSVPLKLEFEIRSHANLVGWLVKTKHRRQVFCTMEIDSENNKVINFKRESCSYT comes from the exons atgaGCACCGAGAAGTTGGAAAGCGATGTAACAAGTCTCGGCGGCAGCAGCACGTCGTCATCAACGTCGCCGAAACGAGATCGATCTCCGACAACATCGTATAATTACTACGTTCAAAGTCCATCTCGCGATTCGCATGATGATgttgataacaaatcctcaaccAACAGTCAAACAACTCCGACTCACAGCTCTCCGAATGACTCGCCGTCGCATCCTTCACACTCACGACCGTCTTCCTCCAGCGCCAGTAGAGTTTCCGGCCCCTATCGAGCTTTTGCGGTGACCGGAAAACACCGCGTCCATTCGTCTTTTAGGAAGAGGAAAGGGTGGCCGCCGTTGTTCAGTGTGATTGACGAGGAAAATGAAGATTATGAGGACGATGATTACTTCCGAGATAGAGAATTCATGCGACAATGTCGGATTATGATGGTATTGATGGGATTGGTAATGAGTTTTACGGCGATCTGTTTCATCACATGGGGTGCGAGTAGGCCTTACAAGCTTCAAGTTCATATGAAG AGTTGGAAGGTGAACAATTTCTATTATGGAGAAGGAACGGATTACACCGGAGTTCCAACCAAGTTCTTGACTGTAAATTGTACGGTGAAGATGAACATAGAAAACCCTGCCACGTTTTTTGGCATCCATGTCTCTTCAAGTTCTTTAAATCTCTTTTATTCACAAATCGTGGTAGGAAGTGGTCAG TTTGTGAACTATTATCAACCGAAGAAAAGCCAAAGGACAATGTCAGTGAATGTTGAAGGTCGTAAGGTTCCTCTCTATGGAGCTGGTATACGTTTAGCTACATCagacaacaacaataacaatagTGTCCCATTGAAGTTAGAGTTTGAGATTCGTTCACATGCCAATTTGGTGGGGTGGTTGGTAAAGACAAAGCATCGACGTCAAGTGTTTTGCACCATGGAAATTGACTCTGAGAACAATAAAGTTATAAACTTTAAGAGGGAATCATGTTCGTATACGTGA